The genomic region GAATAATTATTAGATCATTAGATGCACCATATAAGTTTGGAAGATCTACATTAAGAGAACAAGGATTAATGAAATTTAAAAGATTTCAAGATAGTGAGGCTGTTATACTTAGTTCTAACGCTTTTCTAAGTAATGCTAACCCAAATGAATTAGATAATTTAGGTTTAACTAAACATAGCTCAGCGAAAGCTAATTTAATACCTGAAAATAAGTTAGGATCTTTTATAGTTAGAGATTGTAATAAAGATTCTCCTTTCTATCAAATAATATTTGCTTTAGGGACTGGTTTCACTGAAGAACAAAGAAAGAAATTTTGGTTTCAAAATATGAAAGGAAAAATAATTAAATACAAATATCAAAAATTTGGTAGTAAGAATGCTCCGCGCATTCCTGTTTTTATTGGATTTAGAGAGGATTAATATATGAGTGAATTAACACAATGTAATTATTGTAGTCTAGAAGATACAAAATACCAAGCAAGAAAAAGTAAAATGAAAATTACTATGTTACCTTCTACAAGATCAGAAGGTTTGGAAGGAATAGATATTTATATTCATCCAAAAGAAGTTAGATTAAAAAATCCTATTTCAGAGGGAGACCATAAAAAATATTTCAAATCTTGGATGTGGGAAATAACAGATCATTGTGTATGTTAAAAGCTGAAGATATATTATTTAATAGTTTATGTGAGTTGTTTGAATGGCAAGAAGGAATTACTCTAGGAGGCAGATATTGGTGTTGCGATGATAAGATAATACATTCAAAAGAGGAACTATGTGAATATTTATTTAATGAAATAAGAATTATTAAACAAAAAAAAATAGAACTCCAAAAAGAATTAATTTTATTAAAATATGGCAAATAATAATGAAAGTCTAAAAGCTCTAGCATCACAAGCTAAGCTTGATCCAGCATTCAGAAAAATGCTTATAGAATCTGGTAATGAATCTCTAGTAAGAGACTTAGATGAAGTTTCAGATAAAACAAATACAGAAGTTTGGTTAAATAAGTTTATTACAAACAATTCTAAAATGATAGAATTAAAAGAACATGTTAGAAAATTAGCCCCATTAAATGATCCAATTTTGATATTTGGTGAGACTGGAACAGGAAAAGAATTACTTGCTCATGCTCTTCACGGCGAACGTAAAGGAAAATTTATAGCAATTAATTGTGCTGGTTTACCAGAACATCTTGTAGAATCTGAATTATTTGGGCATGATAAGAATTCTTTTACTGGTGCTCTTAAAGATAAAACTGGATTAATGGAAGAAGCACAAGATGGAACTATTTTTCTGGATGAAATAGGTGATCTAGCTATGCCAATGCAAGCTAAATTATTAAGAGCAATACAGGAGAAGAAAATAAGAAAAGTAGGTTCTAATGAAGAGCGTCTTATAAACTGTAGAGTTGTAAGTGCTACACATAGAGATTTAGAATTTTGGGTTCAGCTTGATAAATTTAGAGAAGACCTTTTCTATCGGATTTCTACTTTTATACTTAAGCCATCAAGTTTAAAACAAAGAAGTGGCGACATAAGTAAAATTATAGAATCTTTAGATAAAGAAGAACAAGAAATTGAAGATTATGAAGAGTTTTCATCTTTAATTGATCCTAGTAAATTGAGTGGCAATGTTAGAAGTCTCCAGCAAATCTATAGAAGATATATAATCTTAGGAACAAAACCACACGAATAGAATATGAAAACACGTGAAGAAATATTAAAAATATTCGATACAGTAGAAAAGCATTTTACAAAAACTTTATTTGATATAGAAAAATATTTAGATGATAAGAATATTCCAGTTGAAAATTATAAAAAAGATATTACAGAAAAGTTAAATAAATTAGGAAATGATCTCTTAGAA from Blattabacteriaceae bacterium harbors:
- a CDS encoding sigma-54 factor interaction domain-containing protein yields the protein MANNNESLKALASQAKLDPAFRKMLIESGNESLVRDLDEVSDKTNTEVWLNKFITNNSKMIELKEHVRKLAPLNDPILIFGETGTGKELLAHALHGERKGKFIAINCAGLPEHLVESELFGHDKNSFTGALKDKTGLMEEAQDGTIFLDEIGDLAMPMQAKLLRAIQEKKIRKVGSNEERLINCRVVSATHRDLEFWVQLDKFREDLFYRISTFILKPSSLKQRSGDISKIIESLDKEEQEIEDYEEFSSLIDPSKLSGNVRSLQQIYRRYIILGTKPHE